Part of the Desulfobacterales bacterium genome, AGCGGAATATGTCATCGAGGGCTACCTGGATACCACCAAGAAATTATGGGAAAGCCCGCTGGCTGAAAAAGATCAGATGCAGGGGGTCTATCCCTTCCATCCGGAATGGTCCGGTTATTTCGGAAAGGCCTATCGCACCTGGCAGTTCAATGTAACGGGCATCACCCACCGAAAGCAGAAACCGATTTACGACCCGCTGTGCGTCCACAGCTATGATGACCACAATATCGACGTGCTGGTCCGGGAAGCCTGTTTTTTTGAACTGGCCGAACGGGTCAGCCCCGGCTTCTGCATTGACACCCATATCCCCATGTGCATTCCGGACTGGGGCGGAGTCTTGTTTCAGGTTAAGAAGCGCCGGGCGCGCGATGAAGGCTATCCGCGCAATATTCTGGCGGCGGCGCTCTCCTGCTCCCTGGGCGCCAGGTTTGCCATGGTGGTCGATCCGGACATCAACTTGTATTCCATGGACGATATCATGTGGGCAATGTCCACCCGCGTGGATGCCCAGGACGACATCATGGTGGTGGCGCCGGGCGGCATGGGGCAGACCTTCCAGCCGGCCGAAAGAAGTTCGGCCGGTGAAAAGCAATGGACCCAGAGCAATATCCGCTTCTCGGGCGCCATCGGCATCGACGCAACGGTTCCCTATCAGTACCAGGATGCCTTTGAGCGCGCCAGCTACCCGATAGAGCTGGTTAAACTGAAAGACTGGTTTACCGATGAACAGATCGCACTGGCCCAGTCGTACCAGGAAGATTATGCCAAATGGTTCTCTGAGTCCGGCATTTAATCGTCCGGTTTGAAATGAAAAAGAATAAATCTACCGCGCATTTCGGTAAATCGAGACCTTTGAAAAATGCTCAATTTTGTTCAAGTTCAAGGAAGGCGAAAATTATAACCACAGGAATACATACAGTGTTTCGAGGATAAACATTTGAGTCTGACACCGAAATTGAGCGAAAGGGGGTGTTTAGCAAAGGTCTCGGCTGAGATGCGTGGCTTATCTTTGGTTATGGAACAATTTGTCTGCTCCGTCATAGCGGACTGAAGCACATTCCTGCAGCTCCTATTTAGTTTTACCTGAACGCTCTTTTTTCAGGGACTGTCCATTCAATTTTTTCAAAAAACAGAGGACAACCAAATGGAAGAAAAAAAGAAACTACTGGAAAATTGTCGGGTTCTCGATTTTACCAATCAGCTCGGGTTTTTATGCGGCAAGATTTTAGGCGATTTGGGTGCAGATGTCATTAAAGTCGAAAAACCCGGCGGAGATGAATCCAGAAATGCCGGCCCCTATTACAAAGACATACCGGATCCGGAAAAAAACCTCTACTGGTTTTCTTACAATCACAACAAGCGCGGGATTACCCTTGATATCGAGAAAAAAACCGGCCGGGAGATCTTAAAGAAGCTGATTGAGAATACCGATATCCTGATTGAGACCTTTGCACCGGGTTATCTGGCCAAGCTGGGCCTCGATTATGAAGATCTGTGCAAAATCAATCCCAAACTCGTGATGTGCTCCATTACCCCCTTCGGACGGACCGGACCTTACAAGGATTATGACGGATCTGATCTGATCTATATGGCCATGAGCGGCTTCATGTCCCTGGTGGGCGACCCGGATCGGCCGCCGGTCAGGGTGACCCTGCCGCAGTCTTATATGTGGACCGGTATGCATGCGGCCGCCGGCACCATGATGGCGTACTATTACCGCGGACTTAGCGGGGAGGGGCAGCATGTGGATGTGTCCGCCCAGGCCGGCGTCCTGTGGGCCTGTTCGATTGCGCCTTCCTTCTATGATTATAACAAAGAACTCCCCGGCCGAGCAGGGGTCTTCATCACGGGCCGGAGCATCACCGGCGCGAAAATGCGCGCCGTTGAACCCTGTAAGGACGGTTATGTGAATTATATTATTTACGGCGGACCGGCCGGCATCCGCACCAACATGCGGATGACGGAATGGATGGAAAGCAAGGGGGGGGCTCCTGATTATTTAAAAAATAAAGACTGGAAAAAATTCAACATCGCAACGGTCACCCAGGCGGAAATCGATCAGATCGAAGATGCCAACAATGAATTTCTCAAAGGGGTTACCAAAAAAGAATTTTTCGATACCTGCCTTGAAAAAGACATGCTGGGGTATCCGGTTACGACCTCCCAGGACACCATGGAAGACGAACAGCTTAAATCCAGGGGGCTCTGGAAAGAAATCGAGCATGAAGAGTTGGGGACTAAAATTACGTATCCCTCATTTTTTACGAAGTTTTCAACGCTGGCATGCGACCTCTGGCGCAAAGCCCCCTTAATCGGGGAACATAACGAGGAGATTTACGCTGAACTGGGCTATAGCCGTGAAGATGTATTGAACCTGATGCGGGCCAATGTGATCTAATTTATTCGCCTTCGCCTGAATACCCTGCTGCTTGCAGCAGGGATGAAAGGCGAGGTGAACCGCGCCGAAGCTCAACTGAGCGTAGGCGGGTTAAAGCTACGGCGCAATTCCGCTTTGATACCCCGCAGCTTGTCGAAGATCCCGGTTTATCGGGGCTGCGGGGAGCTTCATAAAAATCGCAGAAGAATAAACAGCAGGAGACGAAAGCATGAAAAAGGGTGTATTTGATGGAATAAAAGTTGCCGAGTTCGCCGCGATTGCCGCAGGGCCGCTGATTGGCAAGTTTATGGCCGATCACGGCGCCACGGTCGTCCATGTGGAATCCTATGCCAGACCGGATGGCTTCAGGTCCAATTATCCGCCTTACAAAGACAACAAACCAGGGTTGGACCGTTCCGGCTCCTTTGCCATCTGCAATAACAATAAGCTGGCGATTACCATTAACTTAAAGGCCCCCGGCGCCATCGACGTTGCCAGGAAACTGGTACAATGGGCGGACGTGGTAACCGAGAATTTCACACCGGGAACAATGGCAAAGCTGGGGCTGGGGTATGAAGACCTGAAAAAGGTCAAGCCGGATATCATCATGCTGAGCACCTGCAACCAGGGACAGACCGGGCCGCATGCCCAGCATCCGGGGTTTGGGTCGCACCTGTCGTCGCTGTGCGGCTTTACCTATGTGACCGGCTATAAGGATCGCGAGCCGTCTATTTTGTACGGACCCTATGTGGATCATATCGGGGTGGGATACGGCGTCATTGCGGTTACCGCCGCGCTGGAACACAAACGCCGCACCGGGGAAGGTCAGTTGATCGACTCGGCCCAGTACGAAGGCGGTGTGCAATTCATGATGCCGTCGCTGCTGGAGTATACCGTCAACAATCGGGTGATGGAACGCGACGGCAACCGACATGCCTTTGCGGCTCCCCACAATATCTTTCCCTGTAAAGGCGACGACCGCTGGTGCGTTATCAGCGTGTTCAGCGATGCGGAATGGAGCCGAATCTGCGGGGTCATCGGAAAAGAAGCGCTTATTTCCGACCCGCGCTTTGCAACCGTAACAGCCCGAAAACAGCATGAGGAAGAACTCGATCAGGAAATTGCCGAATGGACCTCGCGGCAGACGGCCGAGGAGGCCTTTACACAATTGCAGACCCATGGCGTCAAGGCCGGGGTTGTGCAGAACATCGCGGATCTGTTTACCGATCCGCAGCTGGCGCATCGGGGAATCTTCGCGCCTGTGGATCATCCGGTGGTGGGCCGGACCCATGCCGAGGGGCCGCCTTTTGCCCTGTCAAAAAGTCCATTCAAGATCGATCGGGCCTCCCCCTGTATCGGCGAACATAACCATCAGGTTTTCACAGAGTTTCTGGGGTATTCGGAAGAAGAATTTAAGAAATTTCATGAAAAGGGTATTATTGATACGCCTAAATAGCGCCTGAACGAAGGGTTATGTACATAAAATCCGAATATCGAAGCGCGAAACTCGAAACAAATTCGAATTTGAAATGACAAAATGACCAAAAGCCGAGGTTTTCGGTCAATAGCTAATGTTAAATAGGCCGGCTATATTGACACGAAAAAGGATGGATATATGAAGATACATGAATATCAGGCAAAAGAACTGTTTAGAAAGTTCAACATTGCCGTTCCCAAAGGGAGGGTTGCCTTCAGCCCTGCTGAAGCGGAGGCGGCGGCCCGGGAAATCGGCGCATGGCCGGTGGTGGTGAAGGCCCAGATCCACGCCGGCGGCCGGGGAAAGGGCGGCGGGGTCAAACTGGCCCATTCCCTTGCCGAGGTTGGAAAATTGGCTGGGGATATCATCGGGATGAATCTGGTGACCCATCAGACCGGCCCTGGGGGGAAAAAAGTTAAACAAGTTTTGGTGGAGCAGGGGCTCCATATTGATAAAGAGCTGTATCTCAGTGTCATACCGGATCGTTCATCCGCCCGAATTGTCGTGATGCTAAGTGAAGCCGGCGGGATGGATATTGAGACCGTGGCCGCTAAAACTCCGGAAAAAATCATTAAGATCAGCATTGATCCGCTGGTGGGCATTCAACCCCATCACTGCCGCCAGGCAGCATTCGGTCTGAAGTTTTCCCCGGCAGCCCAGAAGCAGTTTGTCCCGATGCTGAACGCCCTTTACCGGTTGTTTTTCAGCTACGATTGTTCGCTGGTTGAGATCAATCCGCTGGTATTGACCAAAGATGAAACCCTGATTGCCCTGGACGGCAAAATCAATTTTGATGACAACAGTCTGTTTCGACACAAAGATGTGCTGGCTTACCGGGATCTGGATGAAGAAGATCCCCTGGAGGTCGAGGCGTCCAAATTTAATATCAATTATATTAAAATGGATGGAAATGTCGGGAACATGGTCAACGGCGCCGGTCTGGCAATGGCGACCATGGATATTATCAAGCTTGCCGGGGCGGAACCGGCCAATTTCCTGGATGTCGGCGGCGGTGCCAGCGCCGAGATGGTGGCAAACGGTTTTCGCATCATTTTAAGCGATAAGAACGTAAAAGCCGTTTTGGTCAATATTTTTGGCGGCATCTTACGCTGCGACATTTTGAGCACCGGGGTTGTTGAGGCTGCCAAAAAAACGGGCATCCAGGTGCCGGTGGTGGTTCGGATGGAAGGCACCAATGTGGAAGAAGGGCGCAGAATCTTGGCCGAGTCCGGCCTGGACTT contains:
- a CDS encoding CoA transferase, encoding MEEKKKLLENCRVLDFTNQLGFLCGKILGDLGADVIKVEKPGGDESRNAGPYYKDIPDPEKNLYWFSYNHNKRGITLDIEKKTGREILKKLIENTDILIETFAPGYLAKLGLDYEDLCKINPKLVMCSITPFGRTGPYKDYDGSDLIYMAMSGFMSLVGDPDRPPVRVTLPQSYMWTGMHAAAGTMMAYYYRGLSGEGQHVDVSAQAGVLWACSIAPSFYDYNKELPGRAGVFITGRSITGAKMRAVEPCKDGYVNYIIYGGPAGIRTNMRMTEWMESKGGAPDYLKNKDWKKFNIATVTQAEIDQIEDANNEFLKGVTKKEFFDTCLEKDMLGYPVTTSQDTMEDEQLKSRGLWKEIEHEELGTKITYPSFFTKFSTLACDLWRKAPLIGEHNEEIYAELGYSREDVLNLMRANVI
- the sucC gene encoding ADP-forming succinate--CoA ligase subunit beta, whose product is MKIHEYQAKELFRKFNIAVPKGRVAFSPAEAEAAAREIGAWPVVVKAQIHAGGRGKGGGVKLAHSLAEVGKLAGDIIGMNLVTHQTGPGGKKVKQVLVEQGLHIDKELYLSVIPDRSSARIVVMLSEAGGMDIETVAAKTPEKIIKISIDPLVGIQPHHCRQAAFGLKFSPAAQKQFVPMLNALYRLFFSYDCSLVEINPLVLTKDETLIALDGKINFDDNSLFRHKDVLAYRDLDEEDPLEVEASKFNINYIKMDGNVGNMVNGAGLAMATMDIIKLAGAEPANFLDVGGGASAEMVANGFRIILSDKNVKAVLVNIFGGILRCDILSTGVVEAAKKTGIQVPVVVRMEGTNVEEGRRILAESGLDLISAKDLKDAAQKISEIVRA
- a CDS encoding UbiD family decarboxylase, which gives rise to MANEHLRSLRSTLDWLKKDGLVLETDREVDPKCEMTALQKRMDGGPPMVFNKVKGYDNARLATNVFGSDKIVAKMFGCKDRKELKFKIHEGILNPLEPRIVADAPCQEVVIDKNIDVWPVIPMIQHTLKDPGRTLGAGKTLAGPKQFWGGWHISYNRMSFREDLHWKDKSTFQISPGSHTDQIATHFYKKEPIPFSINIGIPPAATLMAGAGFMYTIIPRGFNELGIGARMQGFPMDVVKCKTIDAYALAEAEYVIEGYLDTTKKLWESPLAEKDQMQGVYPFHPEWSGYFGKAYRTWQFNVTGITHRKQKPIYDPLCVHSYDDHNIDVLVREACFFELAERVSPGFCIDTHIPMCIPDWGGVLFQVKKRRARDEGYPRNILAAALSCSLGARFAMVVDPDINLYSMDDIMWAMSTRVDAQDDIMVVAPGGMGQTFQPAERSSAGEKQWTQSNIRFSGAIGIDATVPYQYQDAFERASYPIELVKLKDWFTDEQIALAQSYQEDYAKWFSESGI
- a CDS encoding CoA transferase, whose protein sequence is MKKGVFDGIKVAEFAAIAAGPLIGKFMADHGATVVHVESYARPDGFRSNYPPYKDNKPGLDRSGSFAICNNNKLAITINLKAPGAIDVARKLVQWADVVTENFTPGTMAKLGLGYEDLKKVKPDIIMLSTCNQGQTGPHAQHPGFGSHLSSLCGFTYVTGYKDREPSILYGPYVDHIGVGYGVIAVTAALEHKRRTGEGQLIDSAQYEGGVQFMMPSLLEYTVNNRVMERDGNRHAFAAPHNIFPCKGDDRWCVISVFSDAEWSRICGVIGKEALISDPRFATVTARKQHEEELDQEIAEWTSRQTAEEAFTQLQTHGVKAGVVQNIADLFTDPQLAHRGIFAPVDHPVVGRTHAEGPPFALSKSPFKIDRASPCIGEHNHQVFTEFLGYSEEEFKKFHEKGIIDTPK